A DNA window from Patagioenas fasciata isolate bPatFas1 chromosome 1, bPatFas1.hap1, whole genome shotgun sequence contains the following coding sequences:
- the LOC139826950 gene encoding uncharacterized protein isoform X2: MRKVPSGCWAQQEPALLSSLRTFYAVSFLMVVVYVYKAYRTVHGWRAWPMAALQERSRCLESVWQGLPYILAWLVPALALLGQLVARGISVTDIAPRPVEPIVPGKGNGSNETYSLYCSSCLLLIHRAQDVCYQYVGRKDVGLEGKIIFFLYLLLVLSCCTGEAPVPEERRSSPAEPGAGRLRGQERPQRQPSLAQLPAGFPALLGTGLPPHPPLLHQHQTRLCLCPLCSYSK, encoded by the exons ATGAGGAAGGTGCCATCAGGGTGCTGGGCACAGCAGGAACctgctctcctctcttctctgcgGACCTTCTACGCCGTCTCGTTCCTGATGGTGGTTGTCTATGTGTACAAAGCGTACCGCACCGTCCAcggctggagagcctggcccatggcagctctgcag GAGAGGAGCCGGTGCCTGGAGAGCGTGTGGCAGGGGCTGCCCTATATCCTGGCCTG GTTGGTGCCAGCGCTGGCGCTCCTGGGACAGCTGGTCGCCCGCGGAATCTCCGTCACCGACATCGCGCCGAGACCCGTCGAGCCCATCGTGCCGGGGAAAGGCAACGGCTCAAATGAGACCTACAGCCTGTACTGCTCCAG CTGCCTGCTCCTCATCCACCGTGCCCAGGACGTCTGCTACCAG TACGTTGGTAGGAAGGACGTGGGCCTGGAGGGGAAAATCATCTTCTTCTTGTAcctgctgctggtgctcagcTGCTGCACG GGTGAAGCTCCGGTGCCGGAGGAACgcaggagcagccctgctgagcctggagcgggacggcttcGCGGGCAGGAGCGTCCGCAGCGTCAGCCAAGTCTCGCACAACTTCCTGCTGGTTTTCCTGCTCTGCTGGGCACCGG CCttcctcctcaccctcctctccTTCACCAGCATCAAACCCGCCTCTGTCTTTGTCCTCTATGTAGCTACAGTAAGTAA
- the LOC139826950 gene encoding uncharacterized protein isoform X1, producing the protein MRKVPSGCWAQQEPALLSSLRTFYAVSFLMVVVYVYKAYRTVHGWRAWPMAALQERSRCLESVWQGLPYILAWLVPALALLGQLVARGISVTDIAPRPVEPIVPGKGNGSNETYSLYCSSCLLLIHRAQDVCYQYVGRKDVGLEGKIIFFLYLLLVLSCCTLLYHRVKLRCRRNAGAALLSLERDGFAGRSVRSVSQVSHNFLLVFLLCWAPAFLLTLLSFTSIKPASVFVLYVATVSKSCFLGSRVGTFAPTRHVSGDWVGVPTGHCQPMLVTPDQVPPGWTWDKGTGLLVPSRSQPGSSRRFGGWCFAAQLFPLVWLSTAGGKPAPVSLCHPVHSH; encoded by the exons ATGAGGAAGGTGCCATCAGGGTGCTGGGCACAGCAGGAACctgctctcctctcttctctgcgGACCTTCTACGCCGTCTCGTTCCTGATGGTGGTTGTCTATGTGTACAAAGCGTACCGCACCGTCCAcggctggagagcctggcccatggcagctctgcag GAGAGGAGCCGGTGCCTGGAGAGCGTGTGGCAGGGGCTGCCCTATATCCTGGCCTG GTTGGTGCCAGCGCTGGCGCTCCTGGGACAGCTGGTCGCCCGCGGAATCTCCGTCACCGACATCGCGCCGAGACCCGTCGAGCCCATCGTGCCGGGGAAAGGCAACGGCTCAAATGAGACCTACAGCCTGTACTGCTCCAG CTGCCTGCTCCTCATCCACCGTGCCCAGGACGTCTGCTACCAG TACGTTGGTAGGAAGGACGTGGGCCTGGAGGGGAAAATCATCTTCTTCTTGTAcctgctgctggtgctcagcTGCTGCACG CTCCTGTACCACAGGGTGAAGCTCCGGTGCCGGAGGAACgcaggagcagccctgctgagcctggagcgggacggcttcGCGGGCAGGAGCGTCCGCAGCGTCAGCCAAGTCTCGCACAACTTCCTGCTGGTTTTCCTGCTCTGCTGGGCACCGG CCttcctcctcaccctcctctccTTCACCAGCATCAAACCCGCCTCTGTCTTTGTCCTCTATGTAGCTACAGTAAGTAAATCCTGTTTCCTGGGCTCCAGAGTTGGGACATTTGCCCCCACCAGACATGTGAGTGGTGATTGGGTGGGGGTCCCTACTGGGCACTGCCAGCCCATGTTGGTGACACCTGACCAGGTGCCACCGGGATGGACATGGGACAAAGGCACCGGGTTGCTGGTGCCATCCCGGTCCCAGCCTGGCTCTTCCCGCCGGTTTGGTGGCTGGTGTTTCGCCGCTCAGCTCTTCCCCTTGGTTTGGTTGAGCACAGCCGGAGGAAAGCCagctcctgtgtccctgtgtcaccctgtgCACTCACACTGA
- the LOC139826950 gene encoding uncharacterized protein isoform X3, whose protein sequence is MRKVPSGCWAQQEPALLSSLRTFYAVSFLMVVVYVYKAYRTVHGWRAWPMAALQERSRCLESVWQGLPYILAWLVPALALLGQLVARGISVTDIAPRPVEPIVPGKGNGSNETYSLYCSSCLLLIHRAQDVCYQYVGRKDVGLEGKIIFFLYLLLVLSCCTGEAPVPEERRSSPAEPGAGRLRGQERPQRQPSLAQLPAGFPALLGTG, encoded by the exons ATGAGGAAGGTGCCATCAGGGTGCTGGGCACAGCAGGAACctgctctcctctcttctctgcgGACCTTCTACGCCGTCTCGTTCCTGATGGTGGTTGTCTATGTGTACAAAGCGTACCGCACCGTCCAcggctggagagcctggcccatggcagctctgcag GAGAGGAGCCGGTGCCTGGAGAGCGTGTGGCAGGGGCTGCCCTATATCCTGGCCTG GTTGGTGCCAGCGCTGGCGCTCCTGGGACAGCTGGTCGCCCGCGGAATCTCCGTCACCGACATCGCGCCGAGACCCGTCGAGCCCATCGTGCCGGGGAAAGGCAACGGCTCAAATGAGACCTACAGCCTGTACTGCTCCAG CTGCCTGCTCCTCATCCACCGTGCCCAGGACGTCTGCTACCAG TACGTTGGTAGGAAGGACGTGGGCCTGGAGGGGAAAATCATCTTCTTCTTGTAcctgctgctggtgctcagcTGCTGCACG GGTGAAGCTCCGGTGCCGGAGGAACgcaggagcagccctgctgagcctggagcgggacggcttcGCGGGCAGGAGCGTCCGCAGCGTCAGCCAAGTCTCGCACAACTTCCTGCTGGTTTTCCTGCTCTGCTGGGCACCGGGTAG